A DNA window from Desulfonispora thiosulfatigenes DSM 11270 contains the following coding sequences:
- a CDS encoding class II fructose-1,6-bisphosphate aldolase: MSLVSVDYLLEKAEKEGYAVGAFNCNNMEIVQAIVAAAEAEKSPVIIQASQGAIKYAGLEYIVNLVETAANTVSVPVALHLDHGTSFEQVIKCIRQGFSSVMIDGSQYSLEENIALTNKVLEIARPIGVSVEAELGKIGGTEDDIVVSERDAMFTDPKDAQRFVEETGITSLAIAIGTAHGPYKGKPELDFERLKAIKALTNIPIVLHGSSGVDDDDIRKAISLGVRKVNIDTNIRQAFTKAAKDVFTNNPEEIDPRKVLGPARDAMIEIVREKIRVFGSNGKA, encoded by the coding sequence ATGTCTTTAGTAAGTGTTGATTATTTGTTAGAAAAGGCAGAAAAAGAAGGATATGCAGTGGGAGCATTTAACTGCAACAATATGGAAATAGTACAGGCCATTGTAGCAGCAGCAGAGGCTGAGAAGTCTCCCGTAATTATTCAAGCAAGTCAAGGTGCAATAAAATATGCAGGTCTTGAGTATATCGTTAATTTAGTTGAAACTGCAGCTAATACTGTCTCTGTACCAGTTGCATTACATCTTGATCACGGGACAAGTTTTGAACAAGTTATTAAATGCATTAGACAAGGCTTTAGTTCTGTAATGATTGACGGTTCACAGTACTCATTAGAAGAAAACATTGCTTTAACTAATAAAGTATTAGAAATTGCAAGACCAATTGGCGTGTCAGTTGAAGCTGAATTAGGCAAAATAGGTGGCACAGAGGATGATATCGTAGTATCTGAAAGAGACGCTATGTTTACTGATCCTAAGGATGCGCAAAGATTCGTAGAAGAAACGGGGATTACTTCTTTAGCAATTGCTATTGGAACAGCTCATGGACCTTATAAAGGTAAACCAGAGTTAGATTTTGAACGCTTAAAAGCAATTAAAGCTTTAACAAATATTCCGATAGTTTTACATGGTTCTTCAGGTGTAGATGATGATGATATTAGAAAAGCAATTAGCCTAGGAGTTAGAAAGGTTAATATTGATACAAACATTCGCCAAGCGTTTACAAAAGCAGCAAAAGACGTGTTTACTAATAATCCTGAAGAAATTGATCCAAGAAAGGTTTTAGGACCTGCAAGGGATGCTATGATTGAAATTGTGAGAGAAAAAATACGCGTATTTGGAAGTAATGGCAAGGCTTAG
- a CDS encoding response regulator, which translates to MTNKKVLIIDDQIGIRVLLMAALDKYELKDAASGREALDIITDWQPDLVITDLKLPGMSGLETIVKINELGFYPETILMTAYDRLSISEDIKISGFIEKPFDIEQLTTMIDDLIVNI; encoded by the coding sequence GTGACTAATAAAAAAGTTCTTATAATTGATGATCAAATTGGAATTAGGGTACTATTAATGGCAGCACTAGATAAGTATGAGTTAAAGGATGCAGCTTCAGGACGAGAGGCCCTAGACATAATAACAGACTGGCAGCCTGATTTAGTGATAACAGATTTAAAGTTACCTGGGATGAGCGGACTAGAAACAATTGTTAAAATAAATGAATTAGGATTCTATCCAGAAACCATTTTAATGACTGCCTATGACCGTTTAAGTATTTCTGAAGACATAAAAATATCTGGCTTTATTGAAAAACCGTTTGACATAGAACAATTAACTACAATGATAGATGATTTAATTGTAAATATTTAA
- the alr gene encoding alanine racemase, with protein MMDKWVEVNLDKIANNFLEVRNFVADETKILGVVKADAYGHGIIESSRELQRQGIDYLGVTEVSEGIKLRRAGIFVPILIFSSCLEEELEYTKRYNLTITLNNLELIQFIVGKQIELKVHLKVETGLGRTGIKVGQLPEIIDILKENPQIEVEGLYTHLATAMWREKSFVDKQFSEFNKAIKLLTEKGVSIPLKHICNSSALVKYPKMHLDMVRAGTILYGQDEGGQVFSGKMQDPWSLKAKVIYLNQLEKGHSVGYERIYVLKRKSKIAVVAIGFYHGFSVEPIAHPKKILDLTKILAKTFLRFINHPRMKTYGYIKGKRVPVVGKVGMQLTMLDVTDVVDIQIGDIVELTARRTNLSTLIPKLYIKENEIISQSSYEEISTLEVQ; from the coding sequence ATGATGGATAAATGGGTAGAAGTTAATTTAGATAAAATAGCTAATAATTTTTTAGAAGTGAGAAATTTTGTAGCTGACGAGACTAAAATTCTAGGGGTCGTAAAAGCAGATGCTTATGGACACGGAATAATCGAGTCTTCTCGGGAATTACAAAGACAAGGCATAGATTATTTAGGAGTAACTGAAGTATCAGAGGGCATAAAGTTACGCAGGGCGGGAATTTTTGTTCCAATACTAATCTTTAGTTCTTGTTTAGAAGAAGAATTGGAATACACAAAAAGGTATAACTTAACGATAACATTAAATAATTTAGAATTGATTCAATTTATAGTTGGTAAACAAATAGAGTTAAAAGTTCATTTAAAAGTAGAAACTGGTTTAGGAAGAACAGGCATAAAGGTAGGGCAGCTTCCAGAGATCATAGATATTTTAAAAGAAAATCCTCAAATTGAAGTCGAAGGATTATACACACATTTAGCTACAGCAATGTGGAGAGAAAAATCTTTTGTGGATAAACAATTTTCAGAGTTTAATAAAGCCATAAAATTATTAACAGAAAAGGGTGTAAGTATTCCCTTAAAGCATATTTGTAACAGTAGTGCTTTGGTTAAATATCCTAAAATGCATTTAGATATGGTGAGAGCTGGAACTATTCTTTATGGACAAGATGAAGGGGGACAAGTTTTTTCTGGAAAGATGCAAGATCCCTGGAGTTTAAAAGCAAAAGTTATCTATCTAAATCAATTAGAAAAAGGTCACTCTGTGGGTTATGAACGTATATATGTATTAAAAAGGAAATCTAAAATAGCTGTAGTAGCAATTGGTTTTTATCATGGATTTTCAGTAGAACCAATTGCTCACCCTAAAAAGATACTTGATTTAACTAAAATTTTAGCAAAAACATTCTTACGTTTTATTAATCATCCAAGAATGAAAACATATGGATATATCAAAGGCAAAAGGGTACCTGTAGTGGGTAAGGTAGGAATGCAACTAACCATGCTAGATGTGACAGATGTAGTAGATATACAAATAGGGGATATCGTAGAATTAACTGCACGTAGAACTAACTTAAGCACACTTATTCCAAAATTGTATATTAAGGAAAATGAGATAATTAGCCAAAGTAGTTATGAGGAAATATCAACTTTGGAAGTACAATGA
- a CDS encoding lipid II:glycine glycyltransferase FemX — translation MILKARLIKENEHDYFNNFIASIPKGHILQSYEWGEIKAKTGWQPLRLIIEKNDKPIAAISILKRIIPGLKKAIFYAPRGPVFKIDDTEVFDFMLKEVEKLAKEHKAIFFKVDPDISAENTEFANLLTSRGFRSAEKGEGFDGIQPKFVFRLDLTPDEETLMKNMHSKTRYNIRLAGKRGVTIKEDCKKEDLKYFYEILLETCERDNFLVRSYQYFEDMWDYLVENGYGKLFMAEYEGKYISGTLALIMGNKVWYLYGASSNQYRNVMPNYLLQWTMIKWAKENNCTLYDFRGVPGYLSEDNPLYGLFKFKKGFNGDYTEFIGEYDLVYSKFYYWLWHTVEPVYQKLIRKLINFKKKTKK, via the coding sequence ATGATTTTGAAGGCCAGATTGATAAAGGAAAATGAGCACGATTATTTTAATAATTTTATTGCTTCTATTCCCAAAGGTCATATTTTACAATCATATGAGTGGGGCGAAATAAAGGCTAAGACAGGTTGGCAACCTTTAAGGCTGATTATTGAAAAGAATGATAAACCAATAGCTGCTATTTCTATTTTAAAAAGAATAATTCCAGGTCTTAAAAAGGCCATTTTTTATGCTCCAAGAGGACCTGTATTTAAGATAGATGATACAGAAGTATTTGATTTTATGTTAAAAGAAGTAGAAAAGTTAGCGAAAGAACATAAGGCTATTTTCTTTAAAGTAGATCCTGATATTTCAGCTGAAAATACTGAGTTTGCAAATTTATTAACTTCTAGAGGTTTTAGATCAGCAGAAAAAGGTGAAGGATTTGATGGAATCCAGCCTAAGTTCGTTTTTAGATTAGATCTTACTCCAGATGAAGAAACTTTAATGAAAAACATGCATAGCAAGACCAGATATAATATTAGATTAGCGGGAAAAAGAGGCGTAACTATTAAAGAAGATTGTAAAAAAGAAGATTTAAAATATTTTTATGAAATATTATTAGAAACTTGTGAACGGGATAATTTTTTAGTAAGATCATATCAATACTTTGAGGACATGTGGGATTACCTTGTTGAAAATGGTTATGGTAAACTTTTCATGGCAGAGTATGAAGGTAAATATATCTCTGGTACTTTAGCACTTATTATGGGGAACAAGGTTTGGTATTTATATGGAGCTTCAAGTAATCAGTATCGTAATGTGATGCCTAACTATTTATTGCAATGGACTATGATTAAATGGGCAAAAGAAAATAATTGCACTTTATATGACTTTAGAGGTGTACCAGGTTATTTAAGTGAGGACAATCCATTATATGGATTATTCAAGTTTAAAAAAGGATTTAATGGTGATTATACAGAGTTTATAGGAGAATATGATTTAGTTTATTCCAAGTTTTATTATTGGTTATGGCATACAGTTGAACCAGTTTATCAAAAGTTAATTCGTAAATTAATTAATTTTAAAAAGAAAACAAAAAAGTAA
- a CDS encoding CTP synthase, whose translation MTKHIFITGGVVSSLGKGITGSSLGTLLKSRGLKVAMQKLDPYLNFDPGTMSPYQHGEVFVTDDGAETDLDLGHYERFTDENTKRFSNVTTGKIYWSVINKERHGDYLGGTVQVIPHITNEIKEQVYNMAKYNDVDVVITEIGGTVGDIESLPFLEAIRQIKKDVGRDNCMYIHVTLVPFISAAGEAKTKPTQHSVKELRSIGIQPDAIVCRTVNTLSKEVEEKIALFCDIDSEAVIQAIDADSIYEVPLNLEKEGLDDIVVERLGLKCGEVDLTGWKEMVRRFKNATEEVNIALVGKYVELKDAYMSVTEALIHSGIFHKLKINIDWINSCDLNEENAESILKNADGILVPGGFGDRGIEGKIVATKYARENKKPFLGICLGMQLAVVEFARNVLNYQDANSSELNEDTPYPVIDILEEQKDIENKGGTMRLGKYPCKILKGTKAYEAYGKEDISERHRHRYEFNNAFKEIMIEKGMKISGVYPELDLVEIIELEDHPWFVASQFHPEFKSRPNKAHPLFRDFVGAAYKHKK comes from the coding sequence TTGACTAAACATATATTTATTACTGGTGGGGTTGTATCTTCGCTAGGTAAGGGAATTACCGGTTCTTCTTTAGGAACACTATTAAAAAGCAGAGGATTAAAGGTTGCTATGCAAAAACTTGATCCTTATCTAAACTTTGACCCTGGGACAATGAGCCCATATCAACATGGAGAAGTTTTTGTTACAGATGATGGAGCGGAAACAGATCTTGATTTAGGTCATTACGAGCGGTTTACTGATGAAAATACTAAAAGATTTAGTAATGTAACAACAGGTAAAATTTATTGGTCTGTAATAAATAAAGAACGTCATGGTGATTACTTAGGGGGAACTGTTCAGGTTATTCCTCATATTACTAATGAAATTAAAGAACAAGTTTATAACATGGCTAAATATAATGATGTAGATGTGGTTATTACTGAAATAGGTGGAACTGTTGGAGATATTGAGTCATTGCCATTTTTAGAAGCTATAAGACAAATTAAAAAAGATGTCGGCAGAGATAATTGTATGTATATCCATGTCACCTTAGTGCCTTTTATTTCAGCAGCAGGAGAAGCTAAAACCAAACCTACACAGCATAGCGTAAAAGAGTTAAGAAGTATTGGTATACAGCCAGATGCTATTGTGTGTCGTACGGTTAATACCTTATCCAAAGAAGTAGAAGAAAAAATTGCTTTATTTTGTGATATTGATAGTGAAGCAGTTATTCAAGCTATTGATGCTGATTCTATTTATGAAGTTCCTTTAAACTTAGAAAAAGAAGGGCTTGATGACATTGTTGTTGAGCGTTTAGGGCTTAAATGTGGAGAAGTAGATTTAACAGGTTGGAAAGAAATGGTTAGAAGGTTTAAAAATGCAACAGAAGAAGTCAATATCGCTTTAGTAGGAAAATATGTAGAATTAAAAGATGCTTATATGAGTGTTACGGAAGCTCTAATTCATTCAGGGATTTTTCATAAATTAAAAATTAATATTGATTGGATTAATTCTTGTGACTTAAATGAAGAAAATGCCGAGAGTATTTTAAAGAATGCTGATGGGATCTTAGTGCCAGGTGGATTTGGTGACCGTGGGATTGAAGGAAAAATTGTAGCTACCAAATATGCTAGAGAGAATAAAAAACCATTTTTAGGTATTTGCCTTGGAATGCAATTGGCAGTTGTAGAGTTTGCAAGAAATGTCCTTAATTATCAAGATGCTAATAGTAGTGAATTAAATGAGGATACACCATATCCTGTTATTGATATTTTAGAAGAGCAAAAGGATATTGAAAATAAAGGTGGAACTATGCGTCTAGGAAAATATCCGTGTAAAATTTTAAAAGGTACAAAAGCTTATGAGGCTTATGGAAAAGAGGATATTTCTGAAAGACATCGTCACCGTTATGAATTTAATAATGCATTTAAGGAAATAATGATAGAAAAGGGCATGAAAATAAGTGGAGTTTACCCAGAGCTTGACTTAGTAGAAATAATTGAACTTGAGGATCATCCTTGGTTTGTAGCTTCACAATTCCACCCTGAGTTTAAATCAAGACCAAATAAAGCACATCCTTTATTCAGAGATTTTGTCGGAGCTGCTTATAAACATAAAAAGTAG
- the argS gene encoding arginine--tRNA ligase → MVSIVEKVKNSLGQQLENSLATAKEQGLISYEDIPNYVLEVPREETHGNFAANIAMLMAKEAKMSPRKIADIIVANIGQNEFVEKVEIAGPGFINFYLNNNWLYEGLKVVDDQDEKYGCSEYGKGKKIQVEFVSANPTGLLHMGNARGGALGDSLSNMLACAGYNVTKEFYINDAGKQIENFGKSLEARYLQELGQDVPFPEDGYHGVDIIDTVKTIIKDKKDSLVSLDTNERQAILVELGLKEKVNGIKEGLADFGVNYDIWFYESALHNSGAIKEVVELLQQKDLVYEQEGAMWFRSSKFNTDDKDEVLIRSNGVPTYFAADIAYHRDKFLRGFDQVVNIWGADHHGHVARMKGAMEAIGYDSDRLTVVLMQLVRLYRGEEIVRMSKRTGQYVTLSELIDEIGKDAARYFFTMRNPDTHLEFDLDLAKKNSNENPVFYVQYAHARICSILKMTGEELPKAKNANLSLLKEKAEIDLIRKIVDFPVEIVEGAKSLEPHVLTRYAHDLASTFHSFYNCCRVLSEDKALSTSRTALVNATRITLRNVLTILGVSAPERM, encoded by the coding sequence ATTGTGAGTATTGTAGAAAAGGTAAAAAATAGTCTCGGACAACAATTAGAAAATTCTTTAGCTACTGCAAAAGAACAAGGTCTAATATCTTATGAAGACATTCCAAATTATGTACTGGAAGTTCCTAGAGAAGAAACCCATGGAAATTTTGCAGCCAATATAGCTATGTTAATGGCTAAAGAAGCCAAAATGAGTCCAAGAAAGATTGCAGATATTATTGTTGCAAACATAGGCCAAAATGAATTTGTAGAAAAGGTAGAAATAGCAGGACCAGGGTTTATAAATTTTTATTTAAATAATAATTGGTTATATGAAGGCTTAAAAGTAGTAGATGATCAAGATGAGAAATATGGATGCAGTGAGTATGGAAAAGGGAAGAAAATACAAGTTGAATTTGTAAGTGCTAATCCAACAGGTTTGTTACATATGGGTAATGCCCGTGGAGGAGCTTTAGGAGATTCCCTATCTAACATGTTAGCTTGTGCAGGCTATAATGTTACAAAAGAATTCTACATAAATGATGCAGGAAAGCAAATCGAGAATTTTGGGAAGTCATTAGAAGCAAGATATTTACAAGAGTTAGGGCAGGATGTTCCTTTCCCAGAGGATGGATATCATGGAGTAGATATAATTGACACAGTTAAAACTATTATAAAAGATAAAAAGGATTCTCTAGTATCATTAGATACAAATGAAAGACAGGCTATTTTAGTTGAGCTTGGCTTAAAGGAAAAGGTTAACGGCATCAAAGAAGGTTTAGCTGATTTTGGAGTGAATTATGATATATGGTTTTATGAAAGCGCTTTACACAATTCCGGGGCTATAAAAGAGGTTGTAGAGTTATTACAACAAAAGGATTTAGTATATGAACAAGAAGGTGCTATGTGGTTTAGATCAAGTAAATTTAATACTGATGATAAAGATGAAGTATTAATTCGCTCTAATGGAGTACCTACTTATTTTGCAGCAGATATTGCATATCATCGTGATAAATTCTTAAGAGGATTTGACCAAGTTGTCAATATTTGGGGAGCAGATCATCATGGACATGTAGCTCGTATGAAAGGTGCAATGGAAGCAATAGGATATGATTCAGATAGATTAACAGTAGTTTTAATGCAATTAGTTCGTTTATATAGAGGCGAAGAAATAGTACGTATGTCTAAAAGAACAGGACAATACGTAACTTTAAGTGAATTAATAGATGAAATAGGTAAGGATGCAGCTCGTTATTTCTTTACGATGAGAAATCCTGATACTCACTTAGAATTTGATTTAGATTTAGCAAAGAAAAATTCTAATGAAAATCCTGTTTTTTATGTTCAATATGCTCATGCAAGAATATGTAGCATTTTAAAAATGACAGGTGAGGAGCTTCCAAAAGCAAAGAATGCTAATCTTAGTCTTTTAAAAGAAAAAGCAGAAATAGACTTAATTAGAAAAATTGTAGACTTTCCAGTGGAAATAGTAGAAGGTGCAAAAAGTCTCGAGCCTCATGTATTAACCCGTTATGCACATGACCTTGCAAGTACATTTCATAGTTTTTATAATTGCTGTAGAGTATTATCAGAAGATAAAGCACTCTCTACTAGTAGAACGGCTTTAGTTAATGCAACAAGGATAACCTTAAGAAATGTTTTAACTATTTTAGGTGTAAGTGCACCTGAAAGAATGTAA
- a CDS encoding lysine exporter LysO family protein: protein MTWVIISSVFVGIIIGKIGFLSQLVGSVDMFTTIVLNILLFVVGIDLGRNRTIWKKLKELGWKILLIPLGTVIGSLGGAFIIGFFLKMDAIHAMAVGAGFGWYSLSGVMLQKMVSIEIGTIAFLSNIFREVLALALVPIVARKFGKIPAVAPGGATTMDTTLPIIVKSTSPDMAIIAFIHGLVLTFLVPFLVPIIVNL from the coding sequence ATGACCTGGGTAATAATAAGTTCTGTATTTGTGGGTATTATAATAGGAAAAATAGGTTTTTTATCTCAATTAGTTGGCAGTGTAGATATGTTTACAACAATAGTTTTAAACATTTTGCTTTTTGTAGTTGGGATTGATTTGGGACGCAATAGGACAATTTGGAAGAAACTTAAAGAGCTAGGGTGGAAAATATTGCTGATTCCTTTAGGAACTGTGATCGGTAGCCTTGGAGGTGCTTTTATTATAGGATTCTTTTTAAAGATGGATGCAATTCATGCTATGGCAGTGGGTGCTGGTTTTGGTTGGTATAGTCTATCAGGAGTAATGCTACAAAAAATGGTGAGTATAGAAATAGGGACAATAGCATTTTTATCTAATATTTTCAGAGAAGTATTGGCCTTAGCCTTAGTGCCCATTGTAGCTAGAAAATTTGGTAAGATTCCAGCAGTAGCACCAGGAGGAGCAACCACTATGGATACAACCCTACCCATAATAGTAAAATCAACTAGTCCAGATATGGCCATAATTGCCTTTATTCATGGCTTAGTTTTAACATTTTTAGTTCCATTTTTAGTTCCAATTATAGTGAATTTATAA
- a CDS encoding LysO family transporter: MWSILGALILGMLVGWFKLFSYISKESIDKIIVTGLILMLFAMGLGIGSNPDIVNNLSTLGVKAFFISFASIAGSVFVLWILQGKILEGEKK, from the coding sequence ATGTGGAGCATTTTAGGTGCATTAATTCTGGGTATGTTAGTAGGTTGGTTTAAACTTTTTTCTTATATATCTAAAGAAAGTATTGATAAAATAATAGTTACAGGATTAATTTTAATGCTTTTTGCCATGGGATTAGGGATAGGTAGTAATCCAGACATAGTAAATAATTTAAGCACTTTAGGGGTTAAGGCCTTTTTTATTTCTTTTGCTAGTATTGCAGGAAGTGTTTTTGTATTATGGATTTTACAAGGTAAAATTTTAGAAGGAGAAAAAAAATGA
- the ypeB gene encoding germination protein YpeB, translating into MRKTAISLLLLAFIAVGYYGYNQYQDKEQLVRRTEIQYQKNFHELVWGIDSINSQLAQTLVSSSPKQIMFSLTNLWRQSFSAQNNLSGIPVAMIELDRTDKVLSDIAEYSYYLLQKNNLEKQELTEKEWAKIQDLYKRSKIMGEELHEVEASVIDQNLSFVDLETEGIIKGKELTDNKIVDGLTKIENKVKAFPELEFDQGVQKIEPELKPIVGKRITKEKALEAATNFMNAYDGPVQKVEVAFENKGKIATFGIKAYKKGNKNPTYLEVSKNGGHVVQLYVDRPIKEVNINDDEALKKATEFLNKIGLKDITRVETDSDTNITVFTFVPNQGKTLLYTDMIKVQVALDNGQITSFDQSSYLAYHHQRDLPAPKKSPEEVTAGMNPNFKVNNIRLAVIPGEFEDKEILVYDVRGSIEEETFILFVNALTGEDERIVRLTKPEVFPVRVR; encoded by the coding sequence GTGAGAAAAACAGCAATTTCTTTATTACTTCTTGCTTTTATAGCTGTAGGTTATTACGGCTATAATCAATATCAAGATAAAGAACAATTAGTTAGAAGAACAGAAATCCAATATCAGAAAAACTTCCATGAACTAGTTTGGGGTATAGATTCTATTAACTCTCAATTGGCTCAAACATTAGTTAGCTCAAGCCCTAAGCAAATTATGTTTAGTCTTACTAACCTTTGGCGTCAGTCCTTCTCAGCTCAAAATAACTTAAGTGGTATTCCTGTAGCTATGATTGAACTAGATCGTACTGATAAAGTGTTATCAGATATTGCTGAATATAGCTATTACCTTTTGCAGAAAAATAATTTAGAGAAACAAGAACTAACTGAAAAGGAATGGGCTAAGATTCAAGATTTATATAAAAGATCAAAGATTATGGGAGAAGAATTACACGAAGTAGAGGCATCGGTAATTGATCAAAACCTGAGCTTTGTAGATTTAGAAACAGAAGGAATTATTAAAGGAAAAGAGCTTACTGATAATAAAATTGTTGATGGTTTAACTAAAATCGAAAATAAAGTTAAAGCTTTTCCCGAGTTAGAATTTGACCAAGGTGTGCAAAAAATTGAGCCAGAATTAAAACCGATAGTAGGTAAAAGAATAACTAAAGAAAAGGCTTTAGAAGCTGCTACAAACTTTATGAATGCCTATGATGGACCAGTACAAAAGGTTGAGGTTGCTTTTGAAAATAAAGGTAAAATTGCGACCTTTGGAATAAAAGCCTATAAAAAAGGCAATAAAAATCCTACTTATTTAGAGGTCTCTAAAAATGGTGGGCATGTAGTTCAGTTGTATGTAGATAGACCAATTAAAGAAGTAAATATTAATGATGATGAGGCTCTTAAAAAAGCAACTGAATTTTTAAATAAGATTGGTTTAAAAGATATAACAAGAGTAGAAACAGACAGTGATACAAATATTACTGTATTTACCTTTGTACCTAATCAAGGCAAAACATTATTATATACTGATATGATAAAGGTACAAGTAGCTTTAGATAATGGACAAATAACAAGTTTTGATCAAAGTAGTTATTTAGCTTATCATCACCAAAGAGATTTACCAGCTCCTAAAAAGTCTCCTGAAGAAGTAACAGCTGGGATGAATCCTAATTTTAAAGTGAATAATATTAGGTTAGCTGTAATTCCGGGGGAATTTGAAGATAAGGAAATTTTAGTTTATGATGTAAGAGGTAGTATCGAAGAGGAAACCTTTATCCTCTTTGTCAATGCATTAACAGGTGAAGATGAACGTATTGTTAGATTAACAAAACCAGAGGTATTTCCAGTTCGAGTGCGTTAA
- the sleB gene encoding spore cortex-lytic enzyme: protein MLRPQGIKAIALILMLASFVVFVGMDFMEVIGYRTLTYGSRGDDVRLLQSKLSKIGYYHGKVDGDFGWQTQRSVKWFQGRFGINNDGIVGNKTWVALNKAVPGNKVTQNTTSNNNKVSSNDVTVLAKMISGEARGEPYIGQVAVGAVILNRVKSKKFPNTVYGVCFQPGAFVAAVDGQYFSPPTASALRAARDALNGNDPTYGALYYWNPVTATSKWIWSRKISLTIGKHVFGN from the coding sequence ATGCTAAGACCCCAAGGTATTAAGGCAATAGCTTTAATTTTAATGTTAGCAAGCTTTGTCGTTTTTGTAGGTATGGATTTCATGGAAGTAATAGGTTACCGTACATTAACTTATGGTTCAAGAGGTGATGATGTTAGGTTACTTCAAAGTAAGCTTAGTAAAATAGGCTATTATCATGGTAAAGTCGATGGAGATTTTGGGTGGCAAACTCAAAGGTCAGTTAAATGGTTTCAAGGTAGATTTGGGATAAATAATGATGGAATAGTAGGTAATAAAACATGGGTAGCTTTAAATAAAGCTGTACCAGGTAATAAAGTAACTCAAAATACTACTAGCAATAATAATAAGGTTAGTAGTAACGATGTTACTGTTTTAGCAAAAATGATTTCTGGAGAAGCTAGGGGAGAACCTTATATTGGTCAGGTAGCGGTAGGAGCAGTAATTTTAAATAGGGTGAAAAGCAAAAAGTTTCCAAACACAGTTTACGGGGTTTGTTTTCAACCAGGTGCCTTTGTTGCCGCAGTAGATGGACAATACTTTAGTCCTCCGACTGCAAGTGCCTTAAGGGCTGCTAGAGATGCTCTCAATGGGAATGATCCTACATATGGAGCATTATATTACTGGAATCCGGTGACAGCAACGTCTAAATGGATTTGGTCTAGAAAAATAAGTTTAACTATTGGTAAACATGTATTTGGAAATTAG
- a CDS encoding Ppx/GppA phosphatase family protein: MRVAIIDIGTNSTRLLVTDIINNEIIPVLSTLESTRIGEGIGKNLEIKTQVLQRTLDCLNNYKDKCLSLDVQEIRVIATSAVRDASNRDQVVQMIEDITSLKVDVISGEKEAYLSFIGATSDEDISNDKDNLVVDIGGGSTELVSFSNNRLNCNSVKVGAVRLAENREIDNVNHVLKPLIMDIPKNFRLIGVGGTITSLAAIQLGLEKYDPNLIQGFVLNLAVIEKLYYDLSKMELEERKNVKGLQPKRADIIPFGIIILKNIMDLLNAQEVSVSEKDLMHGLIMEEFINKKSKYPSH; this comes from the coding sequence ATGAGAGTAGCTATCATAGATATTGGAACTAATAGTACGAGACTTTTAGTTACAGATATAATTAATAATGAAATAATACCCGTTTTAAGTACATTAGAATCAACAAGAATAGGCGAAGGAATAGGGAAAAATTTAGAAATCAAAACCCAAGTATTACAAAGGACACTGGATTGCCTAAATAATTATAAGGATAAGTGCCTTAGCCTAGATGTACAGGAAATAAGAGTAATTGCAACAAGTGCTGTTAGGGATGCTAGCAATAGAGATCAGGTAGTGCAAATGATTGAAGACATAACTAGTTTAAAGGTCGATGTTATAAGTGGAGAAAAAGAAGCATATTTAAGTTTTATAGGCGCTACTAGTGATGAGGATATTTCTAATGATAAAGATAATTTAGTAGTTGATATTGGAGGAGGTAGCACAGAACTAGTTTCTTTTAGTAATAATCGGCTAAATTGTAATAGCGTTAAAGTTGGAGCTGTAAGATTAGCAGAAAATAGAGAAATAGATAATGTTAATCATGTTTTAAAACCTTTAATTATGGACATCCCTAAGAATTTTCGACTAATTGGAGTGGGAGGAACAATAACTAGTTTAGCAGCAATCCAGTTAGGGCTAGAAAAGTATGATCCGAATTTGATTCAAGGCTTTGTTTTAAACTTAGCTGTTATAGAAAAGTTATATTATGATTTAAGTAAAATGGAGTTAGAAGAACGAAAGAATGTCAAAGGACTTCAACCGAAAAGGGCAGATATTATACCGTTTGGGATAATTATTTTGAAAAATATCATGGATTTATTAAATGCCCAGGAAGTTAGTGTAAGCGAAAAGGACCTTATGCATGGTCTAATAATGGAGGAGTTTATAAATAAGAAAAGTAAATATCCTTCACATTAA